The following coding sequences lie in one Maribacter forsetii DSM 18668 genomic window:
- a CDS encoding 2TM domain-containing protein — MELNEFEQSDKLLRAQKKVKEIKGFYIHLLVYVLVNLFLMTITIMGIMSGGASFTEALFNIGTLTTPFFWGIGLAFHAAKVFGYSPFFSKDWEQRQINKYVEQDERDAEKFR; from the coding sequence ATGGAGCTAAACGAATTTGAACAATCGGATAAATTACTAAGAGCCCAAAAGAAGGTAAAAGAGATAAAGGGGTTTTATATTCACTTACTTGTTTACGTACTCGTAAATCTGTTTCTTATGACAATTACCATTATGGGGATTATGTCTGGCGGAGCTTCGTTCACAGAGGCTTTATTTAACATCGGTACTTTAACTACTCCGTTTTTCTGGGGAATAGGTTTGGCATTTCATGCCGCTAAAGTATTTGGATATAGTCCTTTCTTCAGCAAAGATTGGGAGCAGCGCCAAATCAATAAATATGTAGAGCAAGATGAACGAGATGCTGAAAAATTTAGATAA
- a CDS encoding VOC family protein translates to MVEIINGIQQIGIGVLDVKEVFNWYRKHLNFDILLFEDEAVATLMTKYTNGNAERREAYLSLNMTGGGGLEIWQFKDRKPTAPTTSIKFGDLGIYAMKVRCINLTEMHSYLRDLEVSSLSEINKSYCSHFYFTDPFGNRVQMVEDHYVFCEQSSKNGGVLGAVIGVGNMENSIDFYSSMLGYSIKKYDSIETLESDNTKGKYRRVIISQERKSVGGFGDLLGPTQLELIQVFDRTPVKIFENRLWGDLGYIHLCFDVSGMNSIREKAKTNGYPFTVDSANSFDMGDAAGHFSYMEDPDGTLIELVETHKVPIVKSLGLFLNLKKRNPHKTLPKWLVKSLSFSRVKKDK, encoded by the coding sequence ATGGTTGAGATAATAAACGGAATTCAACAAATTGGGATAGGAGTTCTCGATGTTAAAGAGGTATTTAATTGGTATAGAAAACATTTAAATTTTGATATTCTGTTGTTTGAGGATGAGGCGGTTGCCACTTTAATGACGAAATACACCAATGGTAATGCAGAAAGGAGAGAAGCTTATTTATCGTTAAATATGACAGGTGGTGGTGGCTTAGAGATTTGGCAGTTCAAGGACCGAAAGCCCACTGCACCTACAACTTCAATTAAATTTGGGGATTTAGGTATTTATGCGATGAAAGTAAGGTGCATAAACTTGACCGAAATGCATTCGTATTTGAGGGATTTAGAAGTATCTAGTCTTTCAGAAATCAATAAATCTTATTGTTCTCATTTCTACTTTACCGATCCTTTTGGTAATAGGGTGCAAATGGTTGAAGATCATTATGTTTTTTGTGAGCAATCATCAAAAAATGGGGGAGTGCTAGGCGCTGTAATTGGCGTTGGTAATATGGAAAATTCAATCGACTTTTATAGTTCAATGTTAGGGTATTCAATTAAAAAGTACGATAGTATTGAAACACTTGAAAGCGATAATACAAAAGGAAAATATAGAAGGGTAATTATTTCTCAAGAACGAAAGTCCGTTGGCGGATTTGGAGATCTTCTTGGTCCTACACAACTAGAATTAATTCAGGTTTTTGATAGAACTCCGGTAAAAATTTTTGAAAATAGATTGTGGGGAGACTTGGGGTATATACACTTGTGTTTTGATGTATCAGGTATGAACTCGATTAGAGAAAAAGCTAAAACCAATGGTTATCCTTTTACCGTAGACAGTGCCAATAGTTTTGATATGGGCGATGCCGCGGGTCATTTCAGTTATATGGAAGATCCGGATGGTACATTAATAGAATTGGTAGAAACGCATAAAGTCCCTATTGTAAAATCATTAGGATTGTTCTTGAATCTTAAAAAGAGGAATCCGCATAAAACCTTACCAAAATGGTTGGTAAAAAGTTTAAGTTTTAGTCGGGTAAAAAAAGATAAGTAA
- a CDS encoding DUF547 domain-containing protein, translated as MKLKISFLVTMLAILFMAKTDVQAQVETSSNTDFNELSETFLQRIIDKKDTQDLQDILANTSIKELDNALDTNDKRLAFWINIYNAYIQVILQKNPELYDDRGTFFKLEQIKIAGETVSFAKIEHGIIRKSQWEYGLGYIRKWFPNKFERKLRVNKPVFNVHFALNCGAKDCPPVAIYQWERLQEQFNIGTKRLLEKTSEYNSETNVVKVTSLFSWFRGDFGGKGGIKKILKANEIIPSTKGVDIEYTNYDWTLDLDNFIDL; from the coding sequence ATGAAATTAAAAATCTCTTTTCTTGTAACTATGTTGGCTATACTTTTTATGGCGAAGACAGATGTGCAAGCACAGGTTGAGACCAGTTCAAATACCGATTTCAATGAATTATCAGAGACTTTTTTACAGAGAATCATTGATAAGAAAGACACGCAAGACCTTCAAGACATTTTAGCAAATACATCTATAAAAGAACTAGACAATGCTCTGGATACCAATGATAAACGATTGGCTTTTTGGATAAATATTTACAATGCCTATATACAGGTAATTCTACAAAAGAATCCGGAGTTGTACGATGACCGTGGCACCTTCTTTAAGTTGGAGCAAATTAAAATTGCAGGTGAAACCGTATCGTTTGCAAAAATAGAACATGGTATTATTAGAAAATCGCAATGGGAATATGGTTTAGGCTATATACGCAAGTGGTTTCCTAACAAATTTGAGCGTAAATTAAGGGTTAACAAGCCTGTTTTTAATGTGCATTTCGCTTTGAATTGTGGCGCTAAAGATTGTCCACCAGTCGCAATATACCAATGGGAGCGTTTGCAAGAGCAATTTAATATTGGTACTAAAAGATTATTAGAGAAAACCAGTGAATACAATAGTGAAACCAATGTAGTAAAAGTAACATCGTTATTTAGTTGGTTTAGAGGAGACTTTGGCGGTAAAGGCGGTATCAAGAAAATACTGAAAGCCAATGAAATCATACCTTCTACCAAAGGGGTAGATATTGAATACACCAATTATGATTGGACCTTAGACCTTGACAATTTTATTGACCTATAG
- a CDS encoding LytR/AlgR family response regulator transcription factor, producing MKTIIIEDEKPAARRLGRMLESLDLNVSTMLHSVEEAINWFQENEHPDLIFLDIQLSDGLSFEIFDVIEVHSAIIFTTAFDEYALKAFKLNSIDYLLKPIDDEDLEQAVVKYRKMFKSENEPSKIALDFEDIKKLLVNPLEREYKKRFTAKVGQHLKIINAEDVECFYSENKGTYAATKDGRNYLLDTTLEQLEEELKPQVFFRVSRKFYVNIDHIKDIVSYTNSRLQIKLNNNADHEIIVSREKVKDFKLWLE from the coding sequence ATGAAGACCATTATCATTGAAGATGAAAAACCAGCGGCAAGACGTTTGGGCAGAATGTTAGAAAGTTTAGATTTAAATGTTTCTACCATGTTGCATTCTGTAGAAGAAGCTATTAATTGGTTTCAAGAGAATGAACATCCCGATTTAATTTTCTTGGATATTCAATTGTCGGACGGACTCTCATTCGAAATTTTCGATGTAATAGAGGTACATAGCGCCATCATCTTCACCACCGCTTTTGATGAGTATGCACTTAAAGCTTTTAAATTGAATAGTATAGATTACTTATTAAAGCCAATTGATGATGAAGATTTAGAACAAGCCGTAGTTAAGTATAGGAAAATGTTTAAGTCTGAAAATGAGCCAAGTAAAATCGCTCTAGATTTTGAAGATATCAAGAAATTATTGGTAAATCCGCTTGAGCGCGAGTATAAAAAGCGATTTACGGCGAAGGTAGGTCAGCATTTGAAAATCATAAATGCAGAAGATGTGGAATGTTTTTATAGTGAAAACAAAGGGACCTACGCCGCTACAAAAGATGGGCGCAATTATTTGCTCGATACTACTTTAGAACAGCTTGAAGAAGAACTGAAACCACAAGTATTCTTTAGGGTCAGCAGAAAATTCTATGTGAATATTGATCATATAAAAGACATTGTTTCCTATACCAATTCAAGATTACAGATCAAACTGAATAACAATGCAGATCATGAAATAATTGTTAGCAGAGAAAAGGTGAAAGATTTTAAGCTTTGGTTAGAGTAG
- a CDS encoding 2TM domain-containing protein, translated as MLKNLDNMEISMVDESDALANAEKKVKDLKGFYIHLTVYILVNIFIVAMNVMIRIWEGESLYDALVNFGTFITPFFWGIGLVFHAVKVFDYHPVLGKDWEARQISKYMEEDKREFEKFR; from the coding sequence ATGCTGAAAAATTTAGATAATATGGAAATTTCAATGGTAGATGAGTCAGATGCATTAGCAAATGCAGAAAAGAAGGTTAAAGATTTAAAGGGTTTTTATATTCATTTAACCGTTTACATTTTGGTAAATATTTTTATAGTAGCAATGAATGTGATGATAAGAATATGGGAAGGGGAATCTTTATATGATGCATTGGTGAATTTTGGCACATTTATAACGCCTTTTTTCTGGGGAATAGGCTTGGTTTTTCACGCAGTCAAAGTCTTTGATTACCATCCGGTTTTAGGTAAAGACTGGGAAGCTCGCCAAATAAGCAAATATATGGAGGAAGATAAACGTGAATTTGAAAAATTTAGATAA
- a CDS encoding tetratricopeptide repeat protein, producing MKLIKLLIIILLVSSCGTKNQDAVANKKDYDKYLVANEIKTTSKYFDLWNSKIRPDSMQLTSFGVVGGEYNRYFQQTGDIKYLKKAEKSLKKAVDIANIGKSGFYRALARNYISQHRFKEALHLTDSAAAIGGDKTENQSLYFDLHMELGNYQLAESYLDSLKNMSDFGYMIRLAKWNDYKGNLDTTINFMEKARAKAELSKNKDLMLWSYTNLGDYYGHAGRIEDSYNHYLKALEIDNNNAYAKKGIAWIVFSNDKNAEEAIRILDSVTKNYNAPDYFLLKAEIADYIGDDLVRTKNLDEYFTRVKNTAYGDMYNAYNLGLFIGETKQYDSAMILAQREVDNRPTPESYSWLGYSLLKNGDKEKAMDIMNTYVYGKTFEPALLYQAAEVYKANGEEEKVKEIKGELIGAIYELGPGMEKQVHDL from the coding sequence ATGAAATTAATTAAGCTTTTAATAATAATATTACTGGTATCATCATGTGGTACCAAAAATCAGGACGCAGTTGCTAATAAAAAAGATTACGATAAGTATTTAGTCGCAAATGAGATAAAGACCACATCAAAATATTTTGATCTTTGGAATTCAAAAATTAGACCGGACAGCATGCAACTAACCAGTTTTGGTGTAGTTGGTGGGGAGTATAATAGATATTTTCAACAAACCGGAGATATTAAATATCTGAAAAAGGCTGAAAAAAGTTTAAAGAAAGCGGTAGATATCGCCAATATTGGTAAATCAGGTTTTTATAGGGCTTTAGCCAGAAATTATATTTCACAGCACCGTTTTAAAGAAGCATTACATTTAACGGATTCTGCAGCGGCAATAGGTGGTGATAAAACCGAAAACCAAAGTTTGTACTTTGATCTTCATATGGAACTCGGTAATTATCAATTGGCAGAAAGCTATTTAGATAGTTTAAAGAACATGTCAGATTTTGGTTATATGATACGTTTGGCAAAATGGAACGATTATAAAGGCAATCTAGATACGACCATTAACTTTATGGAAAAAGCAAGAGCTAAAGCAGAGCTATCTAAAAATAAAGATTTAATGCTATGGAGTTATACCAATCTTGGTGATTACTATGGGCATGCAGGTAGAATTGAAGATTCTTACAATCATTATTTAAAGGCTTTGGAAATAGATAATAACAATGCATATGCTAAAAAAGGTATTGCTTGGATTGTTTTTTCAAACGACAAGAATGCAGAAGAGGCAATTCGAATTTTAGATTCGGTTACTAAAAATTATAATGCACCAGATTATTTCTTGTTAAAGGCAGAAATAGCAGATTATATCGGTGATGACTTAGTACGAACTAAAAATTTAGACGAGTACTTTACCAGAGTAAAGAATACAGCTTATGGTGATATGTATAATGCGTACAATTTAGGTTTATTTATTGGCGAGACCAAGCAGTATGATAGCGCAATGATCTTGGCACAGAGAGAAGTGGATAATAGACCAACACCAGAATCTTATAGTTGGTTGGGTTATAGTCTCTTAAAAAATGGAGATAAAGAGAAAGCGATGGACATTATGAACACCTACGTATATGGAAAAACATTTGAACCGGCTTTATTGTATCAGGCAGCTGAAGTGTACAAAGCCAATGGAGAAGAAGAAAAAGTTAAAGAAATAAAAGGAGAATTAATAGGGGCTATATATGAACTAGGTCCCGGTATGGAAAAGCAAGTCCATGATTTGTAA
- a CDS encoding DUF4331 family protein, translating to MKKSKLFMGLGALALVGGLLVAADHIDAPSSMGTTADIADFYAFEPTEGSDNTVFAVDLQSNVLPDLAYGTFDENVLLEINIDTDNDLVEDLVIQAIPRDGKMYFFGPVAPSETGLNGAIMVDAPLGSVDISETTAIVETTDSGVSLFAGPRQDAFFFDFFQFNEVIGGTAPLGFKPAGDPDSTDDDDETAVDTFDGANTMAVVVEIPNSLLGATTGQNALGVEVYKTWVTTNVKQ from the coding sequence ATGAAAAAATCAAAATTATTTATGGGACTTGGGGCATTGGCTCTAGTTGGAGGTCTTTTAGTGGCGGCAGATCACATTGATGCGCCTAGCTCTATGGGAACCACGGCAGACATTGCCGATTTTTATGCTTTTGAACCAACAGAAGGTTCAGACAATACCGTTTTTGCGGTAGATCTACAATCTAATGTACTGCCAGATTTGGCTTACGGTACATTTGATGAGAATGTATTATTGGAAATCAATATTGATACCGATAATGATTTGGTAGAAGATTTAGTTATACAGGCAATACCAAGAGATGGTAAAATGTATTTCTTTGGTCCGGTTGCACCGAGTGAAACAGGATTAAACGGAGCAATTATGGTAGATGCACCATTAGGTTCGGTAGATATTTCTGAAACTACAGCCATTGTTGAAACTACGGATAGCGGAGTTTCTTTATTTGCAGGACCTAGACAAGATGCTTTTTTCTTTGACTTCTTTCAGTTCAATGAGGTAATTGGTGGTACGGCTCCATTAGGTTTTAAACCAGCTGGTGATCCAGATTCTACTGATGACGACGATGAAACTGCTGTAGATACTTTCGATGGTGCCAACACAATGGCCGTAGTTGTTGAAATTCCTAATAGTCTTTTAGGTGCTACAACTGGTCAGAATGCGCTTGGCGTAGAAGTATACAAAACATGGGTAACTACAAACGTAAAACAATAA
- a CDS encoding DUF4331 family protein, with product MKYKNIKYTFLSLLAVAALASCSDDDDNTPVVITPTCDDGIMNGDETGVDCGGTCTPCEDAMNPDPIEPDFTGTYAQVDFMGRPGINTVLSADGDIKDAHNVSIPSEMAATFQAGFEARLEAYHDVYANILGADPADVNYENNILGLDAPTLTGYLAADVLEVAPNAPTTYFLPGEDADMDGNVLNDPAVIGLTGRTPQDDVIDVSLILLFGGSDGIRFSGQDTDDDGMADLPRLTSDGVGLTATVGTTFPYLGAPE from the coding sequence ATGAAATATAAAAATATAAAATATACGTTTTTGTCTCTTTTGGCAGTAGCAGCTTTAGCTTCTTGTAGCGATGATGATGATAATACACCAGTAGTAATTACACCAACATGTGATGATGGTATTATGAACGGTGATGAAACCGGAGTAGATTGTGGTGGTACATGTACACCTTGTGAAGATGCAATGAACCCAGACCCTATTGAACCAGATTTTACAGGAACATATGCCCAAGTAGATTTTATGGGTAGACCAGGTATCAATACTGTTCTAAGCGCAGATGGTGATATTAAAGATGCACATAACGTGTCTATTCCTTCAGAAATGGCAGCTACTTTTCAAGCAGGTTTTGAGGCAAGGTTAGAGGCATATCATGATGTGTATGCGAACATATTAGGAGCTGATCCTGCAGATGTAAACTATGAAAACAACATATTAGGTTTAGATGCACCTACATTGACAGGTTATTTAGCTGCCGATGTATTAGAGGTAGCTCCAAATGCTCCAACTACATACTTTTTACCAGGAGAAGATGCAGATATGGACGGGAATGTTTTAAATGACCCTGCAGTAATAGGTCTTACAGGAAGAACTCCTCAAGATGATGTTATTGATGTTTCATTGATATTATTATTTGGTGGTTCTGATGGTATTAGATTTAGTGGTCAAGATACCGATGATGATGGTATGGCAGATTTACCAAGATTAACCTCAGATGGCGTTGGGCTAACCGCTACTGTAGGTACTACGTTCCCATATTTAGGAGCGCCAGAATAA
- a CDS encoding LETM1-related biofilm-associated protein yields the protein MNPSSSGWIEKYGSVVQRHQNAFPTFEALYATLKKSGFVYGLNSGIPEFIELEHTLSEDEKAKINLLHALFYTYRIEGGEDYSVFIEQVFKFYEILKINNASFFDKWFTGNKTSAKLEKLMTSRIYIEDNIISKTFNSLITNSLLFIDVLLFKHFLNDYPALKEKAEEIEYLAINITYHALSSKELDRKDNKLSQLLASSLTYISCAENSFDGSYRERLLTNKDTWENRYLLDMACLTVWEDHSLDYTESEFIFGIGKDLGFDSTIISTSITDVTEFFRLNFDTIPYLKEKNLAMQFYDSMGKLVKKLILRNSKRLHKELSQSAELVALLSKSTVRDLSDEEKKKVQNQLLDIFKSIPSLAIFILPGGAILLPIFIKLIPKLLPSAFDENRIDEEEDLYRK from the coding sequence ATGAACCCGTCTTCCTCTGGTTGGATCGAGAAATATGGTTCGGTAGTTCAAAGACACCAAAACGCTTTCCCAACTTTTGAAGCTTTATATGCTACGCTTAAAAAAAGCGGATTTGTATATGGGTTAAATTCTGGCATACCAGAATTTATTGAACTAGAGCATACATTATCTGAAGACGAAAAAGCAAAAATTAATTTATTACACGCATTGTTCTATACCTATCGTATTGAAGGTGGTGAAGACTATTCGGTATTTATAGAACAGGTTTTTAAGTTCTATGAAATCTTAAAAATTAATAATGCTAGTTTTTTTGATAAATGGTTTACGGGGAACAAAACTTCTGCCAAGCTAGAAAAGTTAATGACCTCTAGAATTTATATTGAGGACAACATCATCAGTAAAACCTTCAATAGTCTTATTACCAATTCGCTATTATTCATAGATGTGCTACTCTTTAAACACTTTTTAAACGATTATCCTGCCTTAAAGGAAAAGGCTGAAGAAATTGAATACCTAGCGATCAATATTACTTATCATGCATTAAGTTCTAAGGAGTTGGACAGAAAAGATAATAAGCTCTCTCAATTGTTGGCTTCTTCCTTAACCTATATTAGTTGTGCAGAGAATAGCTTTGATGGGTCTTATCGCGAAAGATTGCTTACTAATAAGGATACCTGGGAAAATAGATATTTACTAGATATGGCTTGCCTTACCGTTTGGGAAGATCATTCTTTAGATTACACCGAGTCTGAATTTATATTTGGAATAGGAAAGGATCTAGGTTTCGATAGTACTATTATCTCAACTTCTATTACCGACGTAACAGAATTTTTTAGATTGAATTTTGATACGATACCTTATTTAAAGGAAAAGAATTTGGCAATGCAGTTTTACGACAGTATGGGCAAACTGGTAAAGAAACTTATTCTTCGCAATAGCAAACGACTGCATAAAGAGCTCTCGCAAAGTGCAGAATTAGTTGCTCTTTTATCTAAATCTACAGTGCGAGATTTAAGTGATGAAGAAAAGAAGAAGGTTCAAAATCAACTATTGGATATTTTTAAAAGTATTCCCTCTTTGGCTATATTCATACTACCTGGAGGGGCTATTTTACTTCCGATATTCATAAAACTGATTCCCAAGTTATTACCATCGGCATTTGATGAAAATAGAATTGACGAGGAAGAAGATTTGTATCGTAAATAA
- a CDS encoding 2TM domain-containing protein, producing METERANNYLFNGEDSSFSKYERAKEKVASIKRFYNHVLVFLIINIILYFLRHKFVFILVSKEAFGNPEFLDWINWNVYGTTIVWGIILAIHGIIVFGNISWYMKKWEERKIQKYINSYND from the coding sequence ATGGAAACTGAACGAGCAAATAATTATCTTTTTAATGGAGAGGACAGTAGTTTTTCTAAGTATGAAAGAGCAAAAGAAAAAGTGGCAAGTATAAAGCGCTTCTATAATCACGTATTGGTTTTTCTGATCATAAATATCATTTTGTACTTCTTAAGACATAAGTTCGTTTTCATTTTGGTAAGCAAAGAAGCATTTGGTAATCCAGAGTTTTTAGATTGGATAAATTGGAACGTTTACGGTACCACTATAGTTTGGGGAATTATACTGGCTATTCATGGAATTATTGTTTTTGGCAATATTTCATGGTACATGAAGAAATGGGAAGAACGTAAAATTCAGAAATACATAAATTCATACAACGACTAA
- a CDS encoding efflux RND transporter permease subunit — protein MKVNFGFLKKLFIILFILLGVLAASKLDELRFSFDFSQFFPEEDPDLAFYDDYVEEFGTDDNFLLIAVKNAPDVFQQEFLNSFKAFSEESKNFPHVLESSSLTSLSYPLKTSFGYTTLPIIHIDDPLQYQKDWDKIKEDSLFINVLVDEKRTSLVLALETEDNLDYKQSELLLNSIRTSLKEHNLPDYHILGRAFFYEAIVEMQKSEVLTTTIVASILVFIILLLVYRSMPVVLISVFSIAMSLLLFMGLLGWLGKELNAMAAFYPVLMLIVGTSDVIHLTDSYIRKLQTGIPRYNAITSSLKEVGMTTLLTSITTAVGFVTLLSSRLVSIQEFGINAAIGVLVAYITVIFLTGSLLIFLPEKSLIGRRSISENWVHYLLKVNTFTKNYPKSIIVGTVVFTALCVLGIYMVQTNQELKNTLPAESKIAKDFDYFQSNFSGFRPLEIAVMSTNGNKVTDFKVAQEIEKLLVYLKTFKSIGNVQSANLPYKIFNKANNLNSSAYFSLPKDEKTFLKYQKDTRKFARKQLAKFVNSDETIARINGRLQDIGTDNLKVVYENIAEFAQTKLDTSVVLIKVTGKSILLDKNSEYIRSSLLEGLLYGLLVIGVIMAFVFRDIKIFLISLVPNILPILFAGGMLGFLGIPLEASLSVVFAIVFGIAVDDTIHFLGKYKLGISQGLDKEAALEKTFAQTGRALVITTIILFFGFMVMLFSIHQPSVTIGLIISVTLVTALILDLLLLPVLLRKLI, from the coding sequence ATGAAGGTGAATTTTGGCTTTCTTAAAAAGCTTTTCATTATACTGTTTATCCTATTGGGCGTGTTGGCTGCCTCTAAATTGGACGAACTTCGGTTTTCTTTCGATTTTAGCCAGTTTTTTCCTGAAGAAGATCCTGATCTAGCCTTTTATGACGACTATGTGGAAGAGTTTGGAACAGATGACAATTTTTTACTCATTGCAGTAAAGAACGCGCCTGATGTTTTTCAGCAAGAATTTCTAAACAGTTTTAAGGCATTTTCAGAAGAAAGCAAAAACTTTCCACATGTTCTTGAAAGCAGTTCGTTGACCTCGCTCTCTTACCCGCTTAAAACTTCTTTTGGATATACAACATTGCCAATTATACATATTGACGACCCTTTGCAATACCAAAAGGATTGGGATAAGATTAAAGAAGATTCCCTCTTTATTAACGTACTAGTTGATGAAAAGAGAACCTCTTTAGTTTTAGCATTAGAGACCGAAGACAACTTAGATTACAAGCAATCTGAACTTCTTTTAAATAGTATTAGAACTTCATTAAAAGAACATAATTTACCCGATTATCACATTTTAGGCAGGGCTTTTTTTTATGAAGCCATTGTTGAAATGCAAAAGAGCGAAGTGCTTACAACTACCATTGTAGCATCGATTTTGGTCTTTATAATTCTACTTTTGGTTTACAGAAGTATGCCTGTGGTTTTGATATCGGTTTTTTCAATTGCCATGTCTCTTTTACTATTTATGGGATTATTAGGCTGGTTAGGCAAAGAATTGAATGCCATGGCCGCTTTCTACCCAGTGCTCATGCTCATTGTAGGTACGTCTGATGTCATACACCTTACCGACAGTTACATTAGAAAATTGCAAACAGGCATACCACGGTATAATGCCATTACATCATCTCTTAAAGAAGTGGGTATGACCACCTTATTAACTTCTATAACCACTGCGGTGGGTTTTGTCACCTTACTTTCGTCCAGATTGGTAAGTATTCAAGAATTTGGTATCAACGCGGCTATAGGTGTTTTAGTAGCTTACATAACCGTTATTTTCTTAACGGGTTCTTTATTGATCTTTTTACCTGAAAAATCATTGATCGGTCGAAGAAGTATTTCTGAAAATTGGGTACACTATCTTTTAAAAGTGAACACGTTTACAAAGAACTATCCCAAATCCATTATAGTAGGAACTGTTGTTTTTACAGCACTATGCGTTCTAGGTATTTATATGGTACAAACCAATCAAGAATTAAAGAATACGTTACCTGCAGAAAGCAAAATAGCTAAAGATTTCGATTACTTTCAAAGTAACTTTTCAGGATTTAGACCTTTAGAAATTGCAGTAATGAGTACCAATGGCAATAAGGTAACCGATTTTAAAGTTGCCCAAGAAATAGAAAAGCTACTGGTTTATTTAAAAACATTTAAAAGTATTGGCAATGTACAGTCTGCTAACCTTCCATATAAAATTTTCAATAAGGCAAACAACTTAAATAGCTCTGCCTACTTTTCTTTACCAAAGGATGAAAAGACCTTTTTAAAATACCAAAAAGACACACGTAAGTTTGCTCGTAAGCAATTGGCTAAATTTGTAAATTCTGATGAAACTATTGCCCGAATCAACGGAAGATTGCAAGACATCGGCACCGATAATCTAAAAGTGGTTTATGAAAATATTGCTGAATTTGCCCAAACCAAATTAGATACCTCTGTTGTTTTAATAAAAGTAACAGGTAAAAGTATTTTATTGGATAAAAATTCTGAGTATATAAGAAGTAGTTTATTAGAAGGTTTGCTTTACGGATTATTAGTAATAGGGGTTATTATGGCTTTTGTTTTCAGGGATATTAAAATCTTCCTTATTTCTCTTGTACCTAATATTCTACCAATACTATTTGCCGGCGGTATGCTAGGATTTTTAGGTATTCCGCTTGAAGCATCACTCTCTGTGGTTTTTGCTATAGTATTTGGTATTGCCGTTGACGACACCATTCACTTTCTAGGAAAATACAAATTGGGTATAAGCCAAGGGTTGGATAAAGAGGCCGCACTTGAAAAAACATTTGCACAAACGGGTAGAGCGCTGGTCATCACAACCATTATTCTTTTCTTCGGATTTATGGTGATGTTATTTTCTATTCATCAACCTAGTGTAACTATTGGGTTGATCATAAGTGTAACCTTGGTAACAGCCTTGATACTAGATCTACTATTACTACCGGTTCTGCTAAGAAAATTGATTTAG
- a CDS encoding glycosyltransferase, translated as MISIIIPAHNEFNNLQRLFKVACFLEHEKLLEIIVAVSPGNTDTIENLDCSQKVKLVHCKNKGRAAQMNEASKIALGNIFVFLHADVVPPSGFIDDILNSLDNGYDAGFFSYKFDKDTWYLRVNASFTAKDGLFTGGGDQCLFIKKEAFNQLGKFNEEQVLMEDFEFFRRMKKENVPYTIVKNDLIVSARKYESNSYLRVNLSNFLLVVLFKFGYPGNKLKSLHNKLIRTPYNG; from the coding sequence ATGATAAGTATAATAATACCTGCACATAACGAATTCAATAACTTGCAACGGCTCTTTAAGGTTGCCTGTTTTTTAGAACATGAGAAACTATTAGAAATCATTGTTGCGGTATCACCAGGTAATACAGATACTATCGAAAATTTAGATTGTAGTCAAAAAGTGAAACTAGTACATTGTAAAAATAAAGGTAGGGCGGCTCAAATGAACGAAGCTTCTAAAATAGCCTTAGGAAATATCTTTGTTTTTTTACATGCTGATGTAGTACCGCCAAGCGGATTCATTGATGATATTTTAAATAGTCTTGACAATGGATATGATGCAGGATTCTTTTCGTACAAGTTTGATAAAGACACGTGGTATTTACGTGTAAACGCCTCTTTTACAGCTAAAGACGGATTGTTTACCGGTGGCGGCGATCAATGCCTTTTTATTAAAAAAGAGGCTTTCAACCAATTGGGTAAATTTAATGAAGAACAAGTATTAATGGAAGATTTTGAATTTTTCCGTCGTATGAAAAAAGAGAATGTACCGTATACGATTGTTAAAAATGACTTGATAGTATCTGCCCGTAAGTATGAGTCTAATTCGTATCTAAGGGTGAACCTTTCTAACTTTCTTTTAGTGGTACTCTTTAAATTTGGATACCCAGGTAACAAACTAAAATCACTACATAACAAATTGATTCGCACCCCATACAATGGTTGA